One genomic window of Paenibacillus xylanilyticus includes the following:
- a CDS encoding MFS transporter, whose translation MSSINVAKSSHSTSNYLILIIVIVVAGISQGLLLPVLSIFLEQKGVSPGLNGLNAAALYVGSFAMTLVAERLLGAVGFKKLIVGGLLFVMFPLILFPYLPDIKIWFILRLVVGIGDSALHYAAQLWVLLVTAPEKRGRYISLYGMSYGLGFSIGPLGIKLLGFGEAVPFWVLFVCMAAVLLLVLMKLPDTKPEKAEHGQLPERRFRRSWAWAWYALIPALLYGYMEAGMNSNFPVYGLRIGLDANQISSLLPFVGIGGLFLQLPLGILSDRFGRKKVLMSAGIAGGVMFMLVPVAGTHFWWTLVLLTVAGGLVGSFFSLGLAYAADILPKALLPAANVVASFHFTIGSILGPNLGGQMINWISPGSMFILLGCFYLLFGAAGVLFQHKPSSHSVLK comes from the coding sequence GTGTCATCCATTAATGTCGCAAAATCATCACATTCTACATCCAACTATCTCATCCTGATCATCGTTATAGTTGTAGCAGGGATTAGTCAGGGACTATTGCTTCCTGTACTATCCATTTTTCTCGAGCAAAAAGGGGTATCACCAGGGTTGAATGGCCTCAATGCAGCAGCGCTGTATGTAGGTTCCTTTGCAATGACTCTGGTCGCTGAACGGCTGCTCGGAGCGGTTGGTTTCAAAAAGCTGATTGTCGGCGGCCTGTTATTTGTTATGTTTCCCCTGATTCTTTTTCCGTATTTACCGGATATTAAAATATGGTTTATTCTTCGTCTCGTCGTTGGTATAGGCGATAGTGCATTACATTATGCTGCTCAGCTCTGGGTCCTTCTCGTGACAGCACCCGAAAAGAGAGGTCGTTACATATCCCTATATGGCATGTCCTACGGACTTGGCTTCAGTATCGGCCCATTGGGCATCAAGCTGCTCGGATTTGGCGAGGCAGTGCCGTTCTGGGTTCTTTTTGTTTGTATGGCGGCTGTGCTTCTGCTTGTATTAATGAAGCTTCCGGATACCAAACCGGAAAAAGCAGAGCATGGTCAGCTTCCGGAACGCCGCTTCCGACGCAGCTGGGCCTGGGCATGGTATGCGTTAATACCAGCTCTACTTTATGGCTATATGGAAGCCGGGATGAACAGCAACTTTCCGGTATATGGCTTGCGGATCGGTTTAGACGCCAATCAGATCTCATCTTTACTGCCGTTTGTGGGAATAGGAGGTTTGTTTCTGCAGTTACCTCTGGGCATCCTCAGTGACCGCTTTGGACGTAAAAAAGTGTTAATGTCTGCTGGTATTGCAGGCGGGGTGATGTTCATGCTGGTACCTGTGGCCGGAACTCACTTCTGGTGGACGCTGGTACTCCTGACCGTAGCTGGTGGGCTGGTAGGATCGTTTTTCTCGCTTGGACTTGCCTATGCAGCAGATATTTTACCAAAGGCACTTCTTCCTGCAGCAAACGTTGTGGCCTCATTCCATTTTACGATAGGCAGTATTCTGGGGCCGAATCTGGGTGGACAGATGATCAATTGGATCTCACCCGGAAGCATGTTTATCCTGCTTGGTTGTTTTTATCTGCTTTTTGGTGCCGCAGGTGTCCTGTTCCAACATAAACCAAGTTCTCATTCTGTGTTAAAATAG
- a CDS encoding HAD family hydrolase: MNMIKQHIIFDLDDTLVYCNKYFNLVLGEFFENMQEWFDNHALTVQDIRDKQLEIDVTGVNQVGFASHHFPQSLIDTYRYFSQKYARATSTEEETFLTKLGMSVYDREVEPYPHMVETLESLQSAGHALYLYTGGETVIQQRKIDQMKLSAYFDDRIYIRQHKNVEALESIISSGPFDRKTTWMIGNSLRTDILPAVTAGIHSIYIKQPNEWQYNIVELQPNPETSMYTITALEEVPQVIHENIQQQQKRTLG; this comes from the coding sequence ATGAACATGATTAAACAGCACATCATTTTCGATTTGGACGATACACTCGTCTATTGCAACAAATATTTCAACTTAGTCCTCGGTGAGTTCTTCGAGAATATGCAGGAGTGGTTTGACAATCACGCATTAACCGTCCAGGACATTCGTGACAAACAACTGGAGATTGACGTGACCGGTGTGAACCAGGTCGGATTCGCCAGTCACCATTTTCCACAGTCTCTAATTGATACGTATCGCTATTTCTCTCAGAAATATGCAAGAGCCACTTCCACTGAAGAAGAAACGTTCCTCACGAAGCTTGGTATGAGTGTATATGATCGGGAGGTTGAACCTTACCCTCACATGGTTGAGACACTGGAAAGCCTGCAATCAGCTGGACATGCCCTCTATCTGTATACCGGAGGCGAAACGGTGATTCAACAACGGAAGATTGATCAGATGAAATTATCTGCTTATTTCGATGACCGTATCTATATAAGGCAGCATAAAAACGTCGAAGCACTTGAAAGCATTATATCTTCCGGCCCCTTCGACCGCAAAACAACATGGATGATCGGAAACTCATTACGCACGGATATTTTGCCAGCAGTCACGGCTGGAATCCATAGCATATATATTAAACAACCCAATGAATGGCAGTATAACATTGTTGAACTTCAGCCCAATCCGGAGACTTCGATGTACACCATCACCGCTCTCGAAGAGGTGCCTCAGGTCAT
- a CDS encoding response regulator transcription factor, translating to MSKVLILEDEESIRSFIVINLKRNGFEVLEAGDGHEALRILQTVPDIDLALLDVMVPGIDGFEVCRRIRETNERLGIIFLTAKVQEQDKVYALSVGADDHVSKPFSPTELIARIQSLLRRVNVHRETAAKVTFQSGPFSLDLISKQFKKQNELIELTPTEFSLIQFFLEKENTPLSRDLLLDHVWGKEYMGDPKIVDVNIRRLRQKIENNPSEPEYLQTVWGHGYKWKGREQ from the coding sequence ATGAGTAAAGTACTTATACTTGAGGATGAAGAATCCATCCGCAGTTTTATCGTTATCAATTTGAAGAGAAACGGGTTCGAAGTGCTTGAAGCAGGAGATGGGCATGAAGCACTTCGCATATTGCAAACTGTACCCGATATTGACCTGGCTCTTCTTGATGTCATGGTACCTGGAATTGACGGTTTCGAAGTGTGTCGTCGCATCCGTGAAACCAATGAACGTTTGGGCATCATTTTCTTGACGGCCAAGGTTCAGGAACAGGACAAGGTATATGCTCTTTCTGTTGGAGCTGACGATCATGTAAGCAAACCATTCAGCCCGACCGAACTGATCGCACGAATCCAATCCTTGCTGCGCAGAGTAAATGTGCATCGGGAAACTGCAGCTAAGGTCACATTCCAATCGGGGCCGTTTTCTCTTGATTTAATCTCCAAACAATTTAAAAAACAAAATGAATTGATTGAATTGACTCCAACGGAATTTTCACTTATTCAATTCTTCCTGGAAAAAGAGAATACACCACTTAGCCGTGATCTGCTCCTGGATCATGTATGGGGCAAGGAATATATGGGAGATCCCAAAATTGTGGATGTGAACATTCGCCGCTTACGCCAGAAAATCGAGAATAATCCTTCCGAACCTGAATACCTGCAGACTGTATGGGGTCACGGTTATAAATGGAAGGGCCGGGAGCAATGA
- the glgB gene encoding 1,4-alpha-glucan branching protein GlgB: MAIQPLADPAISPEDIYLFHEGNLHHSYRILGAQPATEDHRQGYRFTVWAPNAKEVGLALDRNDWKGEQAPLYKIPDSGFWTRFFPEISEGTLYKFRILTENGTELLKADPYAFHAEVRPRTASITSSIQGYKWNDGAWRRKQRAVYNKPLHIYEMHIGTWKRKEDGSLYSYREIADLLVPYLLEMKYTHVEMMPLSEHPYDLSWGYQSTGFFAPTSRFGGPQDLMYLVDTLHQAGIGVLLDWVPAHFAKDAHGLRLFDGTPLFEYADPLLAEKPGWGTLSFDYSKPEVRSFLISNALYWMEMYHFDGLRVDAVTSMLRLDFEKHSGQFRPNADGGLENKEAVAFLQQLNETIFKYYPYALMMAEESSAWPMVTSPVDVGGLGFNYKWNMGWMNDTLDYMKTDFHNRPSKHHLLTFPVVYSFSENYVLPLSHDEVVHGKKSLLDKMPGSYEQKFDGMRAFLGYFMTFPGKKLLFMGGEFGQFIEWKDEDELDWFLLDYDSHRKLHKFERDLSELYLSEKALWELDHSLDGYEWITPDDHGQSVISYVRKGKKPADTLLVLVNFQPVKRERYRIGVMRPGMYAEVLNSDHPDYGGSGILNDMQIATEKIPFHGHPHSLEIVLPPLSVVILKKNTRRKTGETANEVASVRPKALKNTNKTTAKTKRGKKA; encoded by the coding sequence TTGGCCATTCAACCATTGGCAGATCCGGCCATTTCGCCGGAGGATATCTATTTGTTTCATGAAGGAAACCTTCATCACAGTTATCGAATATTAGGCGCACAACCTGCGACTGAGGATCATCGTCAGGGGTATCGCTTCACTGTCTGGGCTCCAAATGCCAAAGAAGTAGGACTGGCTCTTGACCGCAATGATTGGAAAGGTGAACAGGCACCTTTATATAAGATACCCGATTCTGGATTTTGGACTCGTTTTTTTCCGGAAATCAGTGAAGGAACTTTATACAAATTCCGTATTTTAACGGAAAACGGAACAGAACTGCTAAAAGCAGACCCGTATGCATTCCACGCCGAAGTTCGGCCTCGGACTGCTTCCATTACAAGTTCCATCCAGGGATACAAATGGAACGATGGTGCATGGAGACGGAAACAGAGGGCTGTATATAACAAGCCTTTACATATTTATGAAATGCACATCGGAACATGGAAGCGCAAGGAAGACGGCTCTTTATACAGTTATAGAGAGATCGCGGATCTGCTCGTTCCTTACTTATTAGAAATGAAATACACACATGTGGAGATGATGCCGCTCAGTGAACACCCTTATGACCTTTCCTGGGGGTATCAGAGTACGGGATTCTTCGCCCCGACAAGCCGTTTTGGAGGTCCTCAGGATCTAATGTATTTAGTGGATACACTACATCAGGCTGGAATAGGAGTACTGCTTGATTGGGTGCCTGCTCACTTTGCCAAGGACGCCCATGGTCTGCGTTTGTTTGATGGCACACCGCTGTTCGAATATGCAGATCCATTGCTGGCTGAGAAACCAGGGTGGGGCACCCTAAGTTTTGATTATTCGAAACCGGAAGTTCGTTCATTCCTTATCTCCAATGCGCTGTATTGGATGGAAATGTATCACTTTGATGGACTGCGTGTAGACGCGGTTACCAGCATGTTAAGGCTTGACTTTGAAAAGCATTCTGGCCAATTTCGTCCCAATGCAGACGGGGGGTTGGAAAATAAAGAAGCTGTTGCCTTCTTGCAGCAACTCAATGAAACGATTTTCAAGTATTATCCCTATGCGCTGATGATGGCTGAAGAGTCCAGTGCATGGCCGATGGTCACGTCTCCTGTGGACGTAGGCGGACTGGGATTCAATTATAAATGGAACATGGGTTGGATGAACGATACGCTGGACTATATGAAAACCGATTTCCACAATCGTCCGTCGAAGCATCATTTGCTGACATTTCCTGTGGTGTACTCCTTCTCTGAGAATTATGTGCTGCCTCTGTCGCATGACGAAGTCGTACATGGCAAAAAGTCCTTGCTGGACAAGATGCCTGGATCGTACGAACAAAAATTTGATGGCATGCGAGCTTTCTTGGGTTACTTCATGACTTTCCCAGGCAAAAAGCTGCTCTTTATGGGCGGAGAATTTGGCCAGTTCATTGAATGGAAAGATGAGGATGAGCTGGATTGGTTTTTGCTGGATTATGACAGTCACCGCAAACTCCACAAGTTTGAACGTGATCTGTCTGAGCTGTACCTGAGCGAAAAAGCTTTGTGGGAGCTTGATCATTCCCTGGACGGATATGAATGGATCACTCCGGATGACCATGGCCAAAGTGTCATTTCATATGTACGCAAAGGAAAAAAACCTGCGGATACACTCCTTGTGCTTGTTAACTTCCAGCCGGTCAAGCGGGAGCGTTACCGGATTGGTGTCATGCGTCCCGGTATGTATGCCGAAGTTCTGAACAGTGATCATCCCGATTACGGGGGATCAGGTATATTGAATGATATGCAGATAGCTACCGAAAAGATTCCTTTTCATGGCCATCCCCACAGTCTGGAGATTGTTTTGCCTCCGCTAAGCGTGGTTATTCTAAAAAAGAATACACGTCGGAAAACGGGTGAGACAGCAAATGAAGTCGCATCGGTCAGACCAAAAGCACTCAAAAATACAAATAAGACCACTGCCAAAACAAAAAGGGGGAAGAAGGCGTGA
- a CDS encoding phosphonate ABC transporter ATP-binding protein gives MIRVENLIKSVGADRVPVLRDIRFDMQQGEMIAVVGSSGSGKSMLLKCLAMMEKWDGGRFTVDGVEILKEGWSGKRKIKREWAYLEQNPQLYPRKSALKNVLIGRSGQTPWWRMVTGMVLSDDYMGAMDYLEGLGLLDKAHQTAEKLSGGEKQRVAIARALAHGAKVILADEPVIGLDPHTADTVLETLRKLCEEERATVIAVLPIEMAEKHAARIWGLAEGKIAFDIRGRRLTQKEKNMI, from the coding sequence ATGATCAGAGTTGAGAATTTGATTAAATCCGTTGGAGCGGACCGTGTTCCGGTTCTGCGGGATATACGATTTGATATGCAGCAAGGTGAAATGATCGCAGTAGTCGGTTCAAGCGGCAGTGGAAAAAGCATGCTGCTCAAGTGCCTGGCCATGATGGAGAAATGGGATGGTGGCCGATTTACGGTTGACGGTGTCGAAATTTTGAAAGAAGGCTGGTCCGGCAAACGGAAAATTAAGCGTGAATGGGCATACTTGGAACAGAATCCTCAGCTCTATCCTAGAAAGTCAGCACTCAAAAACGTATTGATCGGCCGGTCTGGTCAGACGCCTTGGTGGAGAATGGTGACTGGAATGGTCCTTTCTGATGATTACATGGGTGCCATGGATTATCTTGAAGGCCTTGGACTTTTGGATAAAGCTCATCAAACTGCAGAAAAGCTAAGCGGTGGTGAGAAGCAGCGCGTAGCGATTGCCCGTGCACTCGCCCATGGGGCGAAAGTCATTCTCGCGGATGAACCAGTAATTGGGCTTGACCCACATACTGCCGACACAGTACTCGAGACGCTGCGGAAACTGTGCGAAGAAGAACGGGCAACGGTTATTGCCGTGTTACCCATTGAGATGGCGGAGAAACATGCAGCTCGCATCTGGGGTCTTGCAGAAGGCAAGATTGCCTTTGATATACGTGGACGTAGACTGACACAGAAGGAAAAAAACATGATTTAA
- a CDS encoding ArsR/SmtB family transcription factor, with protein sequence MTYHVKIDVSPIYEMLNSFLVYVTKKWIQHLDVGPEWILEVEGKLSSNVRAALAPASTWPFDDFDVLFAWAAYRTCSSENQDFLNMLASLPAEELFARVSPLLPSITIEETSRIRDSYVPLLRLWDQHYCQNISDDYRTWLEEDAQEKRILLEKMGPELLIEYATAGVIVEPMPGLDEVILFPTVHNRPINIYCFYEGMMIMQYPVDTPEENEDQPPTCLLRFTHALADPERLRLLRYVSDEPKSLAEMCEELNKDEDMVKDQVMALRVAGLLRTHLLGSNRKEKYSIRPDGVSELNMFLESYIRI encoded by the coding sequence ATGACTTATCATGTCAAGATTGATGTTTCACCGATATATGAAATGCTGAACAGTTTTCTTGTATATGTCACGAAAAAATGGATTCAACATTTGGATGTTGGACCCGAATGGATTCTTGAAGTGGAAGGCAAACTAAGTTCCAACGTACGTGCTGCTCTCGCACCTGCGTCGACTTGGCCTTTTGATGATTTTGATGTTTTGTTCGCATGGGCCGCCTACCGGACCTGCTCTTCAGAGAATCAGGATTTTCTCAATATGCTTGCGAGTCTGCCTGCAGAGGAATTGTTTGCACGAGTATCTCCTCTTCTGCCGAGTATTACAATAGAAGAAACAAGTCGCATTCGGGACAGTTACGTGCCGCTTCTACGTCTCTGGGACCAGCATTACTGCCAAAATATAAGTGACGATTACCGTACCTGGCTGGAAGAGGACGCTCAGGAGAAGCGAATTCTTTTGGAGAAAATGGGACCTGAACTGCTTATCGAATATGCTACAGCAGGTGTTATTGTGGAACCAATGCCCGGATTAGATGAAGTGATTCTATTCCCCACAGTACATAACCGTCCAATTAATATTTACTGCTTCTACGAAGGCATGATGATTATGCAATACCCGGTTGATACTCCTGAAGAGAATGAAGATCAGCCGCCAACCTGTTTGCTTCGTTTTACTCATGCTTTGGCTGATCCCGAACGGCTTCGCCTGCTTCGTTATGTATCCGATGAGCCGAAGTCGCTTGCGGAGATGTGTGAAGAATTGAACAAAGACGAAGACATGGTGAAAGATCAGGTTATGGCGCTGCGTGTCGCAGGTTTGCTGCGTACCCATCTGCTCGGCAGTAACCGCAAAGAGAAATACAGTATCCGGCCGGATGGCGTGTCTGAATTGAACATGTTCCTAGAATCCTATATACGCATATAA
- a CDS encoding sensor histidine kinase: MIKKGITRQIVLHYFFVVLLALLLVEFIFMLAVQRYYYESIYNTISSHISMSKDFLEPIAREDNADNGNLSKLLSNLELSSTELEILDLNGRVLASSAAFESDRAVMQTSDIMQAINGNTGRWVGRQPGTGEQVMAVSHKLDLGGENTYIVRYLTSLENVNSKLLVMGLLAVAVGIAVMAIVLIISIGMANSIVRPINNITAVSAQMARGRLDVRVKGNYKHELGELASTLNFMAHEIVRSNQIKDDFISSISHELRTPLTSIKGWSETLDSGGYDPDETRIGMSIISKETERLIGLVEEMLDFSKLQQNQMKLVKGTVSIREIVQETMLNVWAKAEQKQIHLKLETDETRAFNVHGDGNRLKQVFLNIVDNAIKFSHENSWIYLSVKEEDGKIIAAVQDTGIGISEEHLIKVRDRFFQVNHQNGGTGLGLAITQELVELHEGTITIQSELGSGTTVTIELPALPEEEIITEHPVDELPSETHQESGEQHIKPGSDTGKSE, from the coding sequence ATGATTAAAAAAGGCATCACCAGGCAGATCGTACTACATTATTTTTTCGTAGTTCTGCTTGCTCTGTTATTGGTGGAATTTATTTTTATGCTTGCGGTGCAGCGGTATTATTACGAGAGTATCTACAATACCATCAGCTCTCATATTTCCATGTCAAAAGACTTTTTGGAGCCCATTGCCCGTGAGGATAATGCGGATAATGGTAATCTGTCGAAGTTACTTTCGAACCTGGAACTATCCAGCACAGAGCTCGAAATTCTTGATCTCAACGGACGAGTTCTTGCCAGCTCTGCTGCCTTCGAGTCTGACCGGGCTGTGATGCAGACAAGTGATATTATGCAGGCCATAAATGGCAATACGGGACGGTGGGTAGGCAGACAACCGGGCACCGGTGAGCAAGTCATGGCCGTTTCGCACAAACTTGATCTGGGTGGCGAGAATACGTACATTGTAAGATATCTGACTTCACTCGAAAATGTAAACTCGAAGCTGCTTGTCATGGGATTGCTTGCCGTTGCCGTCGGGATTGCCGTTATGGCCATTGTTCTGATTATCAGTATTGGTATGGCGAACTCCATCGTGCGTCCCATTAACAATATTACCGCAGTATCTGCCCAGATGGCGAGAGGACGTCTGGATGTCAGAGTCAAAGGGAACTATAAGCACGAACTTGGTGAACTGGCATCTACACTGAATTTTATGGCTCATGAGATTGTTCGCAGTAACCAGATCAAGGATGATTTTATATCATCCATTTCCCATGAGCTCAGAACACCACTGACCAGTATCAAAGGCTGGAGTGAAACGTTGGACTCAGGCGGATATGATCCGGATGAGACACGTATCGGCATGAGCATTATCTCGAAAGAAACAGAACGCTTAATTGGGCTTGTCGAAGAGATGCTGGATTTCTCCAAACTGCAGCAAAATCAGATGAAGCTGGTCAAAGGTACGGTCAGCATTCGCGAGATTGTGCAGGAAACGATGTTAAACGTCTGGGCCAAAGCGGAACAAAAGCAAATACATTTGAAGCTGGAAACAGATGAGACCCGTGCTTTTAACGTGCATGGTGATGGAAATCGCCTAAAACAGGTATTCCTGAACATCGTGGATAATGCAATTAAATTCTCACACGAAAATTCGTGGATTTATCTGTCGGTAAAAGAAGAGGACGGGAAGATCATAGCTGCTGTGCAGGACACCGGGATCGGGATTAGCGAGGAGCATCTCATCAAGGTACGTGATCGATTCTTCCAGGTCAATCACCAGAATGGTGGAACAGGATTGGGGCTTGCCATTACGCAAGAACTCGTGGAACTGCATGAAGGAACAATTACGATACAAAGTGAACTAGGATCGGGTACAACCGTCACGATAGAACTGCCCGCTTTGCCGGAAGAAGAGATCATAACCGAGCATCCGGTTGATGAACTCCCTTCAGAAACGCATCAAGAGAGCGGGGAACAACACATCAAACCGGGTTCAGATACAGGCAAAAGCGAATAG
- a CDS encoding glucose-1-phosphate adenylyltransferase yields MFNKDCIAMLLAGGEGKRLAPLTSSIAKPAVPFGGHYRIIDFPLSNCVNSGIDTVGVLTQYQAESLHDHIGGGEPWGHGNSEEAGISLLPSYHTGNDEYLGTADAIYKNMDYIDQQNPENVLILSGDHIYHMNYRDMLESHKANKAVATISVMEVPWDEAHRFGIMAADENMRVTEFAEKPAEPKSNLASMGIYMFNWEYLKRHLLLDAANPNSSHDFGKDVIPQMLNENNSLFVYNFDGYWKDVGTVKSLWDAHMDLLHNEENWSLHKEHWPMFTRDWKTKLSAHKARHSRAEHASSMVHESCAIEGRAERSVIFCGTEVGKGSEVKDSVIMPNARIGRGVHIERAIIGEGAMIKDGAIVKGTADEIVVVGPNEVVSAKPAVRTQPARILKEVYEKTGRLRAGELSS; encoded by the coding sequence ATGTTTAATAAAGATTGCATCGCTATGCTACTGGCGGGAGGAGAGGGGAAAAGATTAGCCCCATTGACCTCAAGTATTGCTAAACCCGCTGTACCGTTTGGCGGGCACTACCGGATTATCGATTTTCCTCTCAGCAACTGCGTAAACTCAGGAATCGATACGGTTGGCGTATTGACGCAGTACCAAGCTGAATCTTTACACGATCACATTGGTGGAGGAGAACCATGGGGACATGGGAATTCGGAAGAGGCAGGAATCTCCCTGCTTCCATCTTATCATACAGGAAATGACGAATACTTGGGAACGGCGGATGCCATTTATAAAAATATGGACTATATTGACCAGCAAAACCCCGAAAATGTTCTAATTTTGTCGGGAGACCACATTTACCACATGAATTATCGCGACATGCTGGAATCCCACAAAGCCAACAAAGCGGTTGCGACTATTTCAGTCATGGAAGTTCCTTGGGATGAAGCACATCGCTTCGGAATTATGGCTGCGGATGAAAATATGCGTGTGACCGAATTTGCAGAAAAGCCTGCTGAACCAAAAAGCAACCTGGCTTCCATGGGAATTTACATGTTTAATTGGGAGTATCTGAAACGCCATCTTCTGCTGGATGCGGCTAATCCGAATTCCAGTCATGACTTTGGTAAAGACGTTATTCCTCAAATGCTTAATGAAAACAACTCTCTTTTCGTGTATAACTTCGATGGGTACTGGAAAGATGTTGGTACTGTAAAAAGCTTGTGGGATGCTCACATGGATCTGCTGCATAACGAAGAAAACTGGAGCCTGCACAAAGAACACTGGCCGATGTTCACTCGCGACTGGAAAACCAAATTAAGTGCTCACAAAGCTCGTCATTCCCGTGCTGAGCATGCGTCCTCCATGGTTCATGAGTCATGCGCCATTGAAGGCCGTGCAGAGCGCTCTGTTATCTTCTGCGGTACTGAAGTAGGTAAAGGTTCTGAAGTCAAAGACAGTGTAATTATGCCAAATGCCCGTATCGGTAGAGGTGTTCACATCGAACGTGCCATTATTGGTGAAGGTGCCATGATCAAGGACGGCGCCATTGTCAAAGGCACGGCTGATGAAATTGTCGTTGTAGGCCCGAATGAGGTTGTATCTGCCAAACCGGCAGTCCGCACTCAGCCTGCACGTATTCTGAAAGAAGTATATGAGAAAACCGGCCGCTTGCGCGCTGGCGAACTCTCTTCATAA